A stretch of Pseudomonas sp. CCC3.1 DNA encodes these proteins:
- a CDS encoding YbdD/YjiX family protein produces MFNDLSRLGKYLGQAARLMVGMPDYDNYVEHMQTKHPDKPVMSYEAFFRERQEARYGGKGGPKCC; encoded by the coding sequence ATGTTCAATGACCTGAGTCGCCTCGGTAAATACCTCGGTCAGGCCGCGCGCCTGATGGTCGGCATGCCCGACTACGACAACTACGTCGAGCATATGCAAACCAAACACCCGGACAAGCCGGTAATGAGCTACGAGGCGTTCTTTCGAGAGCGCCAGGAAGCCCGTTATGGCGGCAAGGGCGGGCCCAAGTGCTGTTAA
- the yjiA gene encoding GTPase, with translation MSSPIPVTILSGFLGAGKTTLLRYLLKAEHGLKIAVIENEFSDAGIDTQLLGDEPVQVMTLANGCVCCTIHTDLTKALYLLLERLDSGEIAFDRLVIECTGLADPAPVAQTFFIDEELRERYLLDGIITLVDAAHADVHLSQTIAQAQIGFADRLLVSKRDLVDDATFDALSERLTRINRRAPICVVEHGKIDLAELLDVRGFNLNADFGGGLSLRPVQPAASVDRISSLVLRTDKPLDIDSLSAFMNDLLEDHGKQLLRYKGVLNIAGEERRLVFQGVLKLYGFDWDTEWAEGESRESVMVFIADDLPEAKIREGFAQLTL, from the coding sequence ATGTCATCGCCCATCCCCGTCACCATCCTCAGTGGATTCCTTGGTGCCGGCAAAACCACCTTGCTGCGCTACCTGCTCAAGGCCGAACACGGGCTGAAAATTGCCGTGATCGAAAACGAATTCAGCGACGCCGGCATCGACACCCAATTGCTGGGTGACGAGCCGGTGCAAGTCATGACCCTGGCCAATGGCTGCGTGTGCTGCACCATTCACACCGACCTGACCAAAGCCCTGTATTTGCTGCTTGAACGGCTGGACAGCGGCGAAATCGCTTTCGACCGCTTAGTCATCGAGTGCACGGGCCTGGCCGACCCGGCTCCGGTCGCACAAACCTTCTTTATTGATGAAGAACTGCGCGAGCGCTATCTGCTCGACGGCATCATCACCCTCGTCGATGCTGCCCACGCTGACGTGCACTTGAGCCAAACGATTGCCCAGGCGCAGATTGGCTTTGCTGACCGGCTGTTGGTGAGCAAGCGTGATTTGGTGGACGACGCCACGTTTGATGCGCTGAGCGAGCGCCTGACCCGCATCAACCGCCGCGCGCCGATTTGCGTAGTTGAACACGGCAAAATCGATCTGGCTGAACTGCTCGATGTACGCGGGTTTAACTTGAATGCGGATTTTGGCGGTGGCTTGAGCTTGCGCCCGGTGCAGCCAGCGGCCTCGGTTGACCGTATCTCCAGCCTAGTGCTGCGTACCGACAAACCGTTGGATATCGACAGCCTCAGCGCATTCATGAACGACCTGTTGGAAGACCATGGCAAGCAACTGCTGCGCTACAAAGGCGTGCTGAACATCGCAGGCGAAGAGCGCCGATTGGTGTTTCAGGGCGTACTCAAACTGTACGGCTTTGACTGGGACACCGAATGGGCAGAAGGCGAGTCCCGTGAAAGCGTGATGGTGTTTATTGCCGATGATTTGCCCGAGGCCAAGATTCGCGAAGGGTTTGCGCAACTGACCCTTTAA
- a CDS encoding addiction module antidote protein translates to MPNTPIAFDMAALLDTDEAISKYLSQVLADGDTDELIRAVGYVAKARGMAQIAKDSGLGRASLYKAFAPGAKPRFDTVVKVMRAMGVELHAQPAHS, encoded by the coding sequence ATGCCTAACACCCCTATTGCGTTCGACATGGCGGCGCTACTCGATACTGATGAAGCGATCAGCAAGTACCTGTCCCAGGTACTTGCTGATGGCGATACCGATGAACTGATTCGTGCCGTTGGTTATGTAGCCAAGGCCCGAGGTATGGCGCAAATCGCCAAAGACTCCGGCCTCGGTCGTGCCAGCTTGTACAAGGCCTTCGCCCCTGGGGCCAAGCCTCGCTTCGACACAGTGGTGAAAGTCATGCGTGCAATGGGCGTGGAATTGCACGCACAGCCAGCACATTCATAA
- the glyA gene encoding serine hydroxymethyltransferase: MFSRDLTLAKFDADLFAAMEQEAQRQEEHIELIASENYTSPAVMEAQGSVLTNKYAEGYPGKRYYGGCEYVDVVEQLAIDRAKELFGADYANVQPHAGSQANSAVYLALLSAGDTILGMSLAHGGHLTHGASVSSSGKLYNAIQYGIDANGLIDYDEVERLAVEHKPKMIVAGFSAYSQILDFPRFRAIADKVGAYLFVDMAHVAGLVAAGVYPNPVPFADVVTTTTHKTLRGPRGGLILAKANADIEKKLNSAVFPGSQGGPLEHVIAGKAVCFKEALQPEFKAYQQQVVKNAQAMASVFIERGFDVVSGGTENHLFLLSLIKQDISGKDADAALGKAFITVNKNSVPNDPRSPFVTSGLRFGTPAVTTRGFKVEECRELAGWICDILDDINNEAVIDAVREKVKAICKKLPVYGN, translated from the coding sequence ATGTTCAGCCGTGATTTGACACTTGCCAAGTTCGACGCCGACCTTTTTGCCGCCATGGAGCAAGAAGCTCAGCGCCAGGAAGAACACATCGAGCTGATCGCTTCGGAAAACTACACCAGCCCTGCGGTGATGGAAGCTCAAGGCTCGGTACTGACCAACAAATACGCGGAAGGCTACCCAGGCAAGCGTTACTACGGCGGCTGCGAATACGTCGACGTGGTTGAGCAACTGGCTATCGACCGTGCCAAAGAACTGTTCGGCGCCGATTACGCCAACGTTCAACCGCACGCCGGCTCGCAAGCCAACAGCGCCGTTTACCTGGCCCTGCTGTCGGCGGGCGACACCATCCTGGGCATGAGCTTGGCCCACGGCGGTCACTTGACCCACGGCGCCAGCGTTTCGTCCTCGGGCAAACTGTACAACGCGATTCAATACGGCATCGACGCCAACGGCCTGATCGACTACGACGAAGTTGAGCGCCTGGCAGTTGAACACAAGCCAAAAATGATCGTGGCCGGTTTCTCTGCCTACTCGCAGATCCTGGACTTCCCACGTTTCCGCGCGATCGCAGACAAAGTGGGCGCTTACCTGTTCGTCGACATGGCTCACGTAGCCGGTCTGGTAGCAGCGGGTGTTTACCCGAACCCGGTTCCATTTGCTGACGTGGTCACCACCACCACGCACAAAACCCTGCGCGGCCCACGCGGCGGCCTGATCCTGGCCAAAGCCAACGCCGACATCGAGAAAAAGCTGAACTCGGCTGTTTTCCCAGGTTCGCAAGGCGGCCCGCTGGAACACGTCATCGCCGGCAAGGCCGTGTGCTTCAAAGAAGCCCTGCAACCTGAGTTCAAGGCTTACCAGCAACAAGTGGTGAAAAACGCCCAAGCCATGGCCTCGGTGTTCATCGAGCGTGGTTTTGACGTGGTATCGGGCGGTACTGAAAACCACCTGTTCCTGCTGTCGCTGATCAAGCAAGACATCTCCGGTAAAGATGCTGACGCCGCTCTGGGCAAAGCCTTCATCACCGTGAACAAAAACTCCGTGCCAAACGACCCACGCTCCCCGTTCGTCACCTCGGGTCTGCGCTTCGGTACTCCGGCTGTGACCACGCGCGGCTTCAAAGTTGAAGAATGCCGTGAACTGGCTGGCTGGATCTGCGACATCCTGGACGACATCAACAACGAAGCCGTGATTGATGCAGTTCGCGAGAAAGTAAAAGCCATCTGCAAAAAGCTGCCTGTTTACGGCAACTGA
- a CDS encoding EAL domain-containing protein: MLNANPQTLANVPGQTLGTPVRGTLKGALATLVLLLLAMLFWLLIEQFQETLKQEHQASINYSADLADHISLSLALRAETALNQLPLYEPPENQRQQQALVDQLRPTLPALQSLALLNLSGDVLLDSTGISPDAAFVKSWVKNIPTQGRADVYYYGNSSDSNTLYLLLRPPIGTVKGFWLLRLSPEALQKLTRQNAGNHRAQWLIENSQTAKVLSRIDGTSTSATPLSPADEDDTVLLAPLSHSDWQLRGLFNSHKAMEQLLPGLIGKCLLGLLFSLLPILALLNMRQRQRQLHEGRRRYHDIFEGTGVALCVLDLSSLPGFLEREKLQDSDTLKHWLDNNPEQRRALLEQLRVTEVNQVALHLLGVSSGEEAWQKLINGCPANSSAIGYQLVEAVLNQQQQLELEIKLTDTQGHDQHLWLVLRLPDDLQDYHAVILSISDITSRKLIELSLQERESFWSDVVRTVPDHLYVQDVISQRMIFSNHHLGQTLGYNVAELKQMGPYFWELLLHPEDAEHYHRLRKQQLNSGYAQGLGCQLRFRHHSGVWRRFDIREQALARGTGDQVTRIVGVAKDITDQIEASESLRDSEHRYRMLAESISDVIFSTDSDLQLNYVSPSVQTVLGYDPAWVFSNGWRSTIANPLQLTGIYSLMDKVSAALEHPEQLAALRGQVKTHLFLLDCLRADGRKIPIELRLVLVWDEHDKFEGILGVARDISQQRSAEKDLRMAATVFEHSTSAILITDPAGYIVQANEAFSRVSGYAVSQVLDQLPSLLTVDEQQQAHLQYVIKQLNQHNSWEGEVWLKRRNGEHYPAWVGITAVFDDEGDLASYVCFFSDISERKASEQRIHRLAYYDALTHLPNRTLFQDRLHTALQQGERNKSWVVLMFLDLDRFKPINDSLGHAAGDRMLKDMATRLLACVDDDDTVARMGGDEFTLLLQPRATRVMALNQAVGVAEQILASLVQPFVLENREFFVTASIGIALSPQDGNELSQLMKNADTAMYHAKERGKNNFQFYQADMNASALERLELESDLRHALEQQEFILYYQPQFSGDGKRLTGVEALLRWNHPRRGLVPPGDFIPVLEELGLVVDVGDWVLAESCRQLKRWHQAKVRVPKVSVNISARQFSDGQLGTRIANILKETGVSPACLELELTESILMREVSEALQILASLKNLGLSIAVDDFGTGYSSLNYLKQFPIDVLKIDRTFVDGLPAGEQDAQIVRAIIAMAHSLNLAVIAEGVETHEQLEFLREHGCDEVQGYLFGRPMPAHLLVKQLQAYGFKLAT, encoded by the coding sequence TTGCTCAACGCAAACCCGCAAACTCTCGCTAATGTGCCAGGCCAAACCCTTGGTACACCTGTGCGCGGCACGTTAAAAGGCGCCCTTGCAACGCTTGTTCTATTGTTGCTGGCGATGCTGTTCTGGTTGTTAATTGAACAGTTCCAGGAAACGCTCAAGCAAGAGCACCAAGCCAGCATTAATTACAGTGCCGACCTGGCTGATCACATCAGTCTGAGTTTGGCCCTCAGAGCCGAAACTGCGCTCAACCAACTCCCCCTCTACGAACCCCCAGAAAACCAGCGGCAACAACAGGCCTTGGTCGATCAACTGCGCCCAACCTTGCCTGCGTTACAGAGCCTGGCCTTATTGAATCTGTCAGGTGATGTGCTGCTAGACAGCACCGGCATCAGCCCTGATGCCGCGTTTGTTAAGAGCTGGGTCAAAAATATTCCGACGCAAGGTCGTGCCGATGTTTATTACTACGGCAATAGCAGTGACTCAAACACCCTCTATCTGCTGCTGCGTCCGCCCATTGGCACAGTCAAAGGGTTTTGGCTGCTGCGCTTAAGCCCCGAGGCGCTGCAAAAACTGACGCGTCAGAATGCGGGCAATCACCGTGCGCAATGGCTGATCGAAAACAGTCAAACCGCAAAAGTGCTTAGCCGCATTGATGGCACCTCGACTTCAGCCACCCCCCTCAGCCCTGCCGACGAAGACGATACGGTACTGCTGGCGCCCTTGAGCCACAGCGACTGGCAATTGCGCGGTCTATTCAATAGCCACAAAGCGATGGAACAACTGCTGCCAGGGTTGATTGGCAAATGCCTGCTGGGCTTGCTGTTCTCGCTGCTGCCGATCCTCGCGCTGCTCAACATGCGCCAACGCCAGCGTCAGTTGCACGAAGGGCGTCGGCGCTATCACGACATTTTCGAAGGCACCGGGGTCGCGCTGTGCGTACTCGATCTATCAAGCCTGCCAGGGTTTCTTGAGCGCGAAAAACTGCAAGACAGCGACACGCTCAAACACTGGCTGGACAACAACCCCGAGCAGCGTCGCGCCTTGCTTGAACAACTGCGTGTGACCGAAGTGAACCAGGTCGCCTTGCACCTGCTGGGCGTCAGCAGCGGTGAAGAAGCCTGGCAGAAACTGATCAACGGCTGCCCGGCCAATAGCTCGGCGATTGGCTATCAGCTGGTCGAAGCCGTGCTTAATCAGCAGCAACAGCTCGAACTGGAAATAAAGCTCACCGACACCCAGGGTCATGACCAGCATTTATGGCTGGTGCTGCGTCTGCCCGACGATCTGCAGGACTATCACGCCGTCATTTTGAGCATCAGCGACATCACCAGCCGCAAGCTGATCGAACTGTCACTGCAAGAGCGCGAAAGCTTTTGGTCAGATGTGGTGCGCACCGTGCCCGACCACCTCTATGTGCAAGATGTGATCAGCCAGCGGATGATTTTCAGCAACCACCACCTGGGGCAAACCCTGGGCTACAACGTCGCTGAATTGAAGCAAATGGGGCCCTACTTCTGGGAGCTTCTGCTTCACCCCGAAGACGCCGAGCACTATCACCGCCTGCGCAAGCAACAGCTCAACAGTGGCTATGCGCAAGGCCTGGGATGCCAACTGCGTTTCCGGCACCACAGTGGCGTATGGCGGCGTTTTGATATTCGCGAACAAGCCTTGGCCCGCGGCACGGGCGATCAAGTCACGCGCATTGTCGGGGTGGCCAAAGACATCACCGATCAAATCGAAGCCAGCGAATCGTTGCGCGACAGCGAACACCGCTACCGGATGCTGGCCGAAAGCATCAGCGACGTGATTTTCTCCACCGACAGCGACTTGCAGCTCAACTACGTCAGCCCCTCGGTGCAAACGGTTCTGGGTTACGACCCGGCCTGGGTGTTCAGCAACGGCTGGCGCTCGACCATTGCCAACCCGCTGCAACTGACAGGCATCTACAGCCTGATGGACAAAGTCAGTGCCGCACTGGAGCACCCGGAACAACTGGCGGCCTTGCGCGGGCAAGTGAAAACCCACTTGTTCCTGCTCGACTGTTTGCGCGCTGACGGGCGCAAAATCCCGATCGAGCTGCGTCTGGTACTGGTGTGGGATGAGCACGATAAATTCGAAGGCATTCTGGGCGTTGCCCGCGACATCAGCCAGCAGCGCAGCGCCGAGAAAGACCTGCGCATGGCCGCGACAGTGTTTGAACACTCCACCTCAGCAATTTTGATCACCGACCCGGCCGGTTACATCGTGCAAGCCAACGAAGCCTTTAGTCGGGTCAGCGGATACGCCGTGTCTCAGGTGCTCGACCAGTTACCGAGCCTGCTGACCGTGGATGAGCAACAGCAGGCGCACTTGCAGTACGTGATCAAACAACTCAACCAGCACAACTCGTGGGAAGGCGAAGTCTGGCTCAAGCGACGCAATGGCGAGCACTACCCGGCCTGGGTCGGCATCACCGCCGTGTTCGATGACGAAGGCGATCTGGCCAGCTACGTGTGCTTCTTCAGCGACATCAGCGAACGCAAGGCCAGCGAACAGCGGATCCACCGCCTGGCCTACTACGACGCCCTGACCCACCTGCCCAACCGCACATTGTTCCAGGACCGCCTGCACACCGCGCTGCAACAAGGCGAGCGGAACAAGTCGTGGGTGGTGCTGATGTTCCTCGACCTTGACCGCTTCAAGCCGATCAACGACTCATTGGGCCACGCAGCGGGCGACCGCATGCTCAAAGACATGGCCACACGCCTGCTGGCCTGCGTCGATGACGACGACACCGTGGCGCGCATGGGCGGCGATGAATTCACCTTGCTCTTGCAGCCACGGGCTACCCGCGTCATGGCGCTGAACCAGGCGGTCGGCGTGGCAGAACAAATCCTCGCCAGTCTGGTGCAGCCGTTCGTCCTCGAAAACCGCGAGTTTTTCGTCACCGCCAGCATCGGCATCGCCTTGAGCCCGCAAGACGGCAACGAGCTCAGCCAACTGATGAAAAACGCCGACACCGCGATGTATCACGCCAAAGAGCGCGGCAAAAACAACTTCCAGTTCTACCAGGCGGATATGAACGCCAGCGCGCTGGAGCGTCTGGAGCTCGAAAGCGACCTGCGCCATGCCCTGGAACAGCAAGAGTTCATCCTTTATTACCAGCCGCAATTCAGTGGCGACGGCAAACGCCTCACAGGCGTTGAAGCGCTGCTGCGCTGGAACCATCCGCGTCGCGGGCTGGTGCCGCCCGGCGACTTCATCCCGGTACTGGAAGAGTTGGGGCTGGTGGTGGATGTGGGCGACTGGGTGCTCGCTGAGTCTTGCCGCCAGCTCAAGCGCTGGCATCAAGCAAAAGTGCGCGTGCCCAAAGTGTCGGTCAACATTTCGGCGCGCCAATTCTCGGACGGCCAGCTCGGCACCCGGATTGCCAATATCCTCAAGGAAACCGGGGTGTCCCCAGCGTGTCTTGAGCTGGAACTGACCGAAAGCATCCTGATGCGCGAAGTCAGCGAAGCGCTGCAAATTTTGGCCAGCCTGAAAAACCTGGGCCTGAGCATTGCCGTCGACGACTTTGGCACCGGCTATTCGTCGCTCAACTACCTCAAACAGTTCCCGATTGACGTGCTCAAAATCGACCGCACGTTTGTCGACGGCCTGCCCGCAGGCGAGCAAGACGCGCAAATTGTCCGCGCCATTATTGCGATGGCCCACAGCTTGAACCTGGCGGTTATCGCCGAAGGCGTGGAGACCCACGAACAGCTTGAGTTCTTGCGCGAGCACGGTTGCGACGAAGTACAGGGTTACCTGTTCGGGCGCCCCATGCCTGCGCACTTGCTGGTCAAGCAATTGCAGGCGTATGGATTCAAGCTTGCAACTTAA
- the avs1a gene encoding AVAST type 1 anti-phage system MBL fold metallo-hydrolase Avs1a: MLKIKMYPAKNGDAFLVNANGTHILVDAGYASTFNTYIAPDLALISKNGGCIDVMMATHIDLDHIGGIIEFVSRNGSPQGREIIEVKDVWHNSLRSLSIQANLPSDGEDRKLLESIQRRGFPLERGPGANPIGAKHGISLAKALREKGYRWNTGDGTDCITNDTPYRTYANGVEISVIGPTLARLEALRKWWLRELRRLGFRGNPAGDDLLDDAYEILCATASEPATPSIRPIATHHARRLQEAYTVDPSPTNASSIAFILNACGTKALFLGDTRAEDMVTALRQVAANGSSLQFDAIKVSHHGSLRSTNVELLSLIDAPVYFISSDGSHHDHPDFEVLAEIVDRPADFERKLYFSHESKASRRLRDHSSRSGARFSVHTEANDWISLKESDV; encoded by the coding sequence ATGCTAAAAATAAAGATGTATCCCGCCAAAAACGGCGATGCCTTCCTGGTCAATGCAAACGGTACTCACATCCTTGTTGACGCGGGTTATGCCAGCACCTTTAACACCTATATAGCACCTGATCTGGCGTTGATTTCAAAGAATGGCGGTTGTATCGATGTGATGATGGCAACACACATCGATCTGGATCACATCGGAGGCATCATCGAGTTCGTGTCGCGTAACGGCTCGCCGCAGGGTCGAGAGATCATCGAAGTCAAGGACGTTTGGCATAACAGCCTACGTTCGCTCTCGATACAGGCTAACCTCCCCAGCGATGGAGAAGATCGAAAGCTATTAGAGTCCATTCAGAGACGCGGATTTCCATTGGAGCGCGGTCCGGGTGCTAACCCAATCGGCGCGAAGCACGGTATCTCGTTAGCTAAGGCGCTCAGGGAAAAAGGCTATCGCTGGAACACCGGAGATGGAACGGATTGCATCACAAACGATACCCCATACCGCACTTACGCCAATGGTGTTGAGATCAGCGTGATAGGGCCCACTTTGGCTCGCTTGGAAGCACTGCGCAAATGGTGGCTCAGAGAACTACGTCGATTAGGTTTCAGGGGAAATCCTGCTGGCGACGATCTGCTGGACGACGCCTATGAAATATTATGCGCCACGGCATCGGAGCCTGCTACGCCATCCATCCGCCCTATTGCAACTCATCACGCTCGGCGTCTTCAGGAAGCCTACACAGTCGATCCGTCGCCCACCAATGCCAGCTCCATTGCCTTCATCTTGAATGCGTGCGGGACCAAGGCCCTGTTTCTGGGTGATACCCGGGCTGAAGATATGGTGACAGCCCTTCGACAGGTAGCTGCAAATGGCTCTTCTCTGCAGTTCGACGCGATCAAGGTTTCTCACCACGGAAGCCTGCGCAGTACGAATGTCGAGCTTTTATCACTTATAGATGCCCCTGTTTATTTCATTTCATCCGACGGTTCTCATCACGATCATCCCGATTTTGAGGTCTTGGCCGAGATAGTTGATCGCCCGGCCGATTTTGAACGCAAATTGTATTTCAGTCATGAGTCTAAAGCTTCCAGACGCCTGCGAGATCACAGCTCCAGGTCAGGCGCACGGTTCAGCGTCCACACAGAGGCAAATGACTGGATCAGTCTCAAGGAAAGTGATGTATGA